One Seriola aureovittata isolate HTS-2021-v1 ecotype China chromosome 3, ASM2101889v1, whole genome shotgun sequence genomic window, TTTTTGAAATtgcagtttaaaaacatttggtGATTTAAATCATATCAGTTCTGATGGTTTCAATGCTACAAATTCAATCGTAGTTATGCTTGTAAATCTATGTAAACAAAGAATGCCTGTAGTATTGGTATGGCAGATTGAAGATCTGTGGAAATGCAGATCAGGTCATAATAACTGAAGACAATGCTTAGATTTGGGATGAACATTTGACCACCGAATTTGAGTAACtaatagtttgtttgttttttaaatacatgttaCACCTGAATTTTTCATCTAAATTTATGAACCATGAAAAACTACTCtaatttcttttactttttgaaGTTCAGTGAAACCATTCAAgtggttttcaaagtaaaatatttcgGTGTCATTCAGTGGACTTCTATATTTCACATTGTACATTGTAGCCTAAAGGAAGCACAACTACTTTCTCATCACATggaaatatttgtctttttcctcacaGTCTCATATTTTTTCATGACCTGTGAGAACATTGTTGATGAATTGtcatttcaatcattttaaCTGGATCTTTTGTGCTGCTGCGCACCTCTGTGATACTTCCTGATGCCCAGACATGGTTGTCCTTCAGCATCACCATTCCACTCAGGTCCTGTCTGTGCATGGACACGCCACCAACCAGCATGGCGTACTTCTCCACCAGACGGAAGCCCGGGGTGGTCTTGCGTGTGCCAGCCACTTCTCCATGCCATCCTCCAGCTGTTGCCATAGCCTGGAGCTCAGAGCAGCGAGTGGCGATCCCAGAGGCCCGAGCCAGGCAGTTTAGAGCTGGCCTTTCCCCAAGGAGGAGGCACCTTGCTGGGCCTCTCACCACAGCAGTCAGTGTGACAGCATCTGGACCTGCTGAGGTTAAACAAAAGACATAGGAGGATTGAGATCAAATGGTGCCAAGCAAAACCACTAGTGCTGTTCTATTTAAGACTGAATACGTCAACATCAGATCATGTGAATGAAGCTGCGGAGACAGTATCCCGAGTCTGAGAAGACTGACGTAattgaaatctgtttttgaaTTTCCATTTGAATAAGAGCATCAAGAAGACATCTGCATAGTGGGTTATTCTCTAAATCTATAACTCCTAACAAAGGGTAACTGTACGGttttagaaagaaaagacataacTCAAATTGACTTGACTTATGTGTGAGCGTAATTTTACAAATTTGGATTGAGTGGGTGGAGTGGGTGGAGTGGGTGGAGTGGTGGACTGCGACCCTCAATCCGTTCAGCAGTTGTACCATTGCTTCCGTCTCCCatgagccatttttttttttacataatctTATTGTTGCCTTAATACATTTTAAGCTCTCATCTTTAGTATACGTGAACTTTTAATAAAAGtgatagttttaaaaaaacccGGTGTCTCctatttccctctgtgtttatttgtagaAAAAACAGATGGTTAAATCCCCAATACCTGGTCGCATAATGGAAAACTAGTGAGCAGTTCCTACCGATCTCAGCTCCCTCCTGGTGAATCCAGTTCACGGTGCAGCCGACCTCAGTGAACACTGCCGTGAAGAAGGGACTCCCTGCCAGGATGCTGTGTGGTGTCTTACACAGCAGCCTTGCCTCGACCTCCTTTGATCCCACACACACCCCGGCAGGGTCAAAGTTTGGTGTGTCCTCTGACAGCCACTGTCGTGCCAGCTGGGCCAGAGCGTGAGGAGGGATCgagtgtgttgctgtgtgtttgggcGCAGACATTCTGAAACAAGTGTGCATGTAGAAAAATGTTGTTCCAGTTGATATGAAagttcaaacagaaaacagctgatgtcATATAACTTTCAAGGTGCTTTCTTATCTCACAGTCACTGTTATTCAGGAAATACCGGGCCATGAGTGTGTATATGGTAATTTAAAGTTTCTCTTAGTGAAGAATCGGCAAGATCACCAAGTCAGATATTAGACTGTGACAGACCTCATGCTTGAGAGGCAGTTTCAAAATTATTATACAGCCTCATTAGCATGATGAACGTAATTTATACATTGATTGCTTTCAGTTAATCAGTTTCTTAGTGTTCCACCTACCAAATTGCTCTTTAATGTCAAACCATACTCACAAAGGAAGAGTGGATAGAGTGAAGcacaacaaatgcaaatgtcCCCTTGCAGGATATGATGACTCAGTGAACCATAAGAGTCATCAGATGTCAATCAAACTGAACAAACCGTGGGAGATTTTGGAGTGACGTATCAAAGTAGCAATTGACTGGAATATGTTTTGGGAGAATCCTGTTCATCCCTCCAGGAGAGACATGTAAAATCTATTCATGGAGGAACAGCACCTTACTAAGACACgtctttcctttcatttgtcacacaCCTTCTCTTTGGTCATTTTTCCAGTCTAAACCTATACAAAGAACAAATGGGTGGACATGCCACTGAAGAGGTCAGTGCTGTATCATTAACTACAACATGGCTCACGACTAGTATACAAGAAATTATTACAATTCTGTTATGCTTGGACAAGATCACAGTTAACCAGTCCAAGATTGGACCGCCACTAATAAACGCAGATGAGAAGATTTACTTACTTGAATCAATGGCCCTCTTTTTCTGCTGGTCACAGACTGCAGAGTTGCAGCGCTGTGCACACAGCCACAGGAAAAATGTGACATGGAATTTGACCCCATGTCCATGTTGGAATGTTTACAAGCTTGCTAAGAGTTGGCACTGTAAAACACTTCAAATTGATTGTCGTAACCAAGGCTGATTGACAAGCCACTGAGGTCAGTGTGCATATttggaaaatgaagaaaaaaaaaaggttttaagtTGATGTAAATGAGTAACATGTTTTGCACAAACCATAATATGGAACTCTTTTATGTCACACATTTACAATTGAGATTAtaatgtttaattgtttttcatctgtggtgcttcctgtttcctttaATTGGCTTTACACCACTGATCAGCAGGACTTTTTCATGTctgcatttctttctcttattcAGTGCCCCAAATGGGTGGTGTCCATCCGCAGTGTGCTAATCATGCACAGGGAAGTTAttgcaacacaaacagcagagccgGTGAACATTATCACTGCTTTTACCATCACAGACTGCAGCTTTTTATACACCTGTGGTAACTTTATGAATGCCGGTTATCTGAGCCTCAGGTTAGCAGTCATTTTAAGGTAAACAGCCCATCAGGATGAGCCATCCTAGATGGAGACATGTCGGGCAAAGTGGTAGGACTTGCATCGCATGTGTACTGCCTTAAGGCAAACAGTTGCAAATCTCACCTTTAAAGAAAATTATGGGCATGTCTTGCTCTCACTGTGGCTGGCCCTGTTGTCTCCACATGTGGACACAAACAGGACAAACTTTGCACATACAAGCTCTCAATACAACTTAACATCAGATAGTCAGATCCTTTCCAGGTTGTGAAAACATCCTCTGGCTGCTGGTTATCTTCCATCAGCAGAATAGCTGTCATTTTAGCTGTTTAGTTCATCAGGAACACCCTCCAATGGACCAACAACTTCTGAGCATTCACAACTGAATGTTTAATGCATTATTGTAATAACGCTTTAgttattaattacatttatggACTTCTATAACGCCAGATGATTTCCTAACTTTTGCTATTGACCTACAAGACTGTTAGAAACCTGTCATtctttattaatgacttattaCCATTAAGACTTCAAATTGGAAGCCTCTAAACCTTTAAACAAGGAAGAATGACATAAAGAGTTTTATGTAAAGAGTGCCTCATTATAAAGCCTTATTAGTCCTATAGTCCTATAACTAAGTGTTGAAATATGTTTCTGTCTTCATTATAGATACATGTAAACATTAAGTTGACTTGAGTCTCAAAAGAAGCacaatgacaggaagtgaaattgTTATAGTATGTGCACAATGCCCAGGCATGAAGCTATTTCAGCATTTCCCCTCTAGGGTCTACTACGAACAGTGGTGGTGACGTCACATAGACAAGCCTGCGCAGCTTTGCGCGCTCTCGACACCCACGAACGCGAGCCGAGGCTTCCTCCACATCCAGAGCAAGAACCAGGAAGTGAAAGTATACACATGGAGGGTGTGTCTTTCCCTGCcagtgtatgttttatttttaaaaacacagtccTCCTCGGATAAATAAATGGGGGACTCGGCGAGGACCAAGCGGCGGGAGCAGCTGAAGCGCTGGGCCGGCTCCTGCACTGACAAAGCGTCGGCCGTGCCAAGGCGGAGGTGGCGGGGCGATGCCGAGGATAGAGCAGGGGAGCCAGAGGCCGAGCTGAACGACCCGCCGGGGGAGCAGTCAGTGTCTGACGAAATTAGCCCCATCCTCAAACGACGGTAAGAAAACATCTCCAGTCAAACAGTTTTACTTAAACGGCCAGCTAACagccagctagcttagcttaaacATCTCAAGATATGCTAAAGGAGGAATGTTGTGCGTGGGCTTGCACaaggggtggacaaaataacagaaacaccccATAGTCCAAAACACTAGCCCTCCAGCTACTAGATAACGTCACTAGTTTAATGAAGCTCACAATGTCTAGTTTTGGTTGAAACTGTCAGTTGTCAGCGTCGTTTCTGAGGCCGTAGTTTGTACTGTTTGTcctagttagctagctagcaaagTGACTTACAGTCGGTCTTGATGAGGGTCTACTTGTGCCACAGTTTGATTTTGCtaatcatgatttttttttggactACACTATATAAGGTTTACAGTGCTTGTTTCAATCAGTGTTCCAGCAGTGACCATCTTATAAAGCTAAACTGTAGCCCTCTGCTAATTGATATTTGGGTTAACAAGAGCTACTTATGATGGCATCAACTGCATTAGAAAAGAGAAGTCCCAAGAAGACCCCCACCAACACTGACTGAGAGTAACTTACAGGCCAATTGGTGTGacaacacagaaaatcaaagtgACCAAGTTAAAGGTTTGTGTTAGTCTATatctttgttattgtttacaGATCTCACAAAAACCACCAGTGAACTGATGTCACAGCAAGTATTGCCTGTGCATTCAAAGCCTGATCTAGCTTATTTCTTTCCACGTCCATCTGTGTCCACAAattgttaaaaacacatttagttttCCACCCCTCCTTGCACCAAATCAATATATTTGATAGATATCTAATCCTGTTGgagtaatgtttgctaataacatttaatttttcatttaaaagtgaataaatatttgCAACCTGTTTTAAGGGTTTACTTCTTCAGACAAAACTGACGGGCTTGGGGATGAGAGCCACAAGCAAGTTAGGGAAATCAGATAACTCTGAGTGACCGACTAACacgttggttttggtctttcaTGGTATTTGCTTCAGATAACAAAACTATAcaatttttttatgattttcctGTATCTATAGGAAAAGTGTGAGGTTTGACAGGGCCGCAGAGTTCTTGGCTGCCTGTGCCAGCGGGGACACAGAGGAGGCCCAGGTCATGCTGAAGGAGGCCAAAGACACCAAAGGGAAGAACGGGGAAGATGTGGCTGAAATTATCAACTGTTCTAATGCTGATGGAATTACTGCTCTTCATCAGGTGAGACAGTTTCTCCTCCTGAGGTTTGATTTATAAATTATTGTCTGATGAATAAGAAACATTAACAGTTGAATTattttgtttccctctcttGTCTACAGGCCTGCATAGATGGCAGCATGGAGATAGTGACGTTCCTTTTGGAGAATGGTGCCAACGTGAACCAAGTTGACAGTGAGGGATGGACACCGCTGCATGTTGCTGCCTCCTGCGGCTACTCTGACATTGCAGAGTATGTAGTATAAGTCTCTACAGTTAGCACAATATAACAGCTGTGTAGTACAGTACTCTTTGCCACCGTGGGGACGTCAGAGTGCAGCATGGGTGCCAGAGTATTTCTGCATTCAACAATAGTAACATTGTTGTCGTGTTTGGCAGGACAGCAAGTCAGCTAAAGCATTAGTGGGCTGGCCCAGCACAAATGCATGCAAATGAAGATTTAAGAATTGATGCACCTTTTTTTCCTACGGTTTTCCTTGTTTGTGAATAATGCCTTTTGGCCCCACTTTTAAGAGTGAATGTATCAGCTGCCAAAACACAGATAATGTGATAGGATTAGGCGTTTCTCACTCTGTCCATGTTTGTCTTGTCAGTTTCCTTTTGAAGCAAGGTgcgtctctctctgctgtgaacTGTGACGGTGATGTTCCTCTGGACATTGCTCTGGATGAGACCACTGAGTCCCTTCTTCAGGATTACACTCTGAGACAGGGTGAGTGACATTCTCTGATAACCACACACCCATTTAAAAAAGgttgtttcatcatttgtttgtgCTTAATCTGGGAAAATTTAAGTTAACAGTATCTGTTTTTGTATATGTTGAGCTAAATAGATGCACCCTGATGGGCCTGTTCATAGTTGTATTAGCAGTGCTGGATAAGGTATGGAAAAGTGGCCACCTATGCGCCTACTGTGTGTTGTTTCCAGATACAAGCACAGTTCTCACAGTTTGGCTTTGAGTCAGTTTCaatattttatgtgattttgcCTGTTTTTGCCATATCATGAAATATATTGATATTAGAATTTGGAACGTCCTTGATGGTGTTGGGCCCCGAGGGCTGGAGGACAGAGGGTTTAAAGCAAGGTTATGTTTGAAACAAACTAGTTGGTATGATGTGTAGTCTGATAACACTGGAAAGGAAAATTTTTTATAGCA contains:
- the LOC130163689 gene encoding nicotinate-nucleotide pyrophosphorylase [carboxylating]-like isoform X1; this translates as MSAPKHTATHSIPPHALAQLARQWLSEDTPNFDPAGVCVGSKEVEARLLCKTPHSILAGSPFFTAVFTEVGCTVNWIHQEGAEIAGPDAVTLTAVVRGPARCLLLGERPALNCLARASGIATRCSELQAMATAGGWHGEVAGTRKTTPGFRLVEKYAMLVGGVSMHRQDLSGMVMLKDNHVWASGSITEAVKAARSVCGFSSKIEVECRSAEEGRDAAGAGADIVMLDNFQPEELHVAARELKAEFPALLIEASGGVTPENLAMYFSPHVDIISLGCITQGCPVVDFSLKVQKPGSHSSLNATM
- the LOC130163689 gene encoding nicotinate-nucleotide pyrophosphorylase [carboxylating]-like isoform X2; translated protein: MSAPKHTATHSIPPHALAQLARQWLSEDTPNFDPAGVCVGSKEVEARLLCKTPHSILAGSPFFTAVFTEVGCTVNWIHQEGAEIGPDAVTLTAVVRGPARCLLLGERPALNCLARASGIATRCSELQAMATAGGWHGEVAGTRKTTPGFRLVEKYAMLVGGVSMHRQDLSGMVMLKDNHVWASGSITEAVKAARSVCGFSSKIEVECRSAEEGRDAAGAGADIVMLDNFQPEELHVAARELKAEFPALLIEASGGVTPENLAMYFSPHVDIISLGCITQGCPVVDFSLKVQKPGSHSSLNATM